The proteins below are encoded in one region of Xenopus laevis strain J_2021 chromosome 8L, Xenopus_laevis_v10.1, whole genome shotgun sequence:
- the LOC108698634 gene encoding gap junction delta-2 protein isoform X1, whose translation MGEWTILERLLEAAVQEHSTMIGRILLTVVVIFRILIVAIVGETVYEDEQTMFMCNTLQPGCNQACYDRAFPISHIRYWVFQIILVCTPSLCFITYSVHQSAKQKERRYSFLYPLMEKELPRDNKRMKNINGILVQNQDISSKDEPDCLEVKEIPNTPKKVVKSAKVKRQEGISRFYIIQVFFRNALEIGFLAGQYFLYGFSVPPIFECDRYPCVKEVECYVSRPTEKTVFLVFMFAVSGICVLLNLAELNHLGWRKIKTAMRGVQARRKSVSDVRKKEPSTLAQVPTLGRTQSSESAYV comes from the exons ATGGGCGAGTGGACAATCTTGGAGCGCCTGCTGGAGGCTGCTGTGCAGGAGCACTCTACTATGATAGGAAG gaTCCTGTTGACTGTAGTGGTTATATTCCGGATTCTTATTGTGGCGATCGTTGGAGAGACAGTCTATGAAGATGAGCAGACAATGTTCATGTGCAATACACTTCAACCTGGTTGTAACCAAGCGTGCTATGATCGAGCATTTCCCATTTCTCACATTCGCTACTGGGTCTTTCAGATCATTTTGGTTTGCACACCCAGTCTCTGCTTCATTACCTACTCTGTGCACCAGTCAGCCAAGCAGAAAGAACGGAGATATTCCTTTCTCTAtcccttaatggagaaggaactCCCAAGAGATAACAAgagaatgaaaaatattaatgggattttagtgcaaaaccAGGACATTTCCTCTAAAGACGAGCCAGATTGCCTGGAGGTTAAGGAAATTCCAAACACTCCTAAGAAAGTTGTTAAGAGTGCAAAGGTCAAGCGACAGGAGGGAATTTCTCGATTCTACATTATCCAGGTCTTCTTTAGGAATGCTCTAGAGATTGGATTTTTGGCTGGACAATATTTTCTGTATGGCTTCAGTGTGCCTCCAATCTTTGAGTGTGACCGTTACCCTTGTGTGAAGGAGGTAGAGTGTTACGTTTCAAGACCCACTGAAAAGACTGTCTTCCTTGTCTTTATGTTTGCCGTCAGTGGCATCTGTGTCCTCCTAAACTTAGCTGAACTTAACCACCTTGGGTGGAGAAAGATCAAGACAGCAATGAGAGGGGTTCAAGCACGAAGAAAGTCAGTCTCCGATGTACGCAAAAAGGAGCCATCAACACTGGCCCAGGTGCCTACATTAGGTAGGACACAGTCCAGTGAGTCGGCGTACGTTTGA
- the LOC108698634 gene encoding gap junction delta-2 protein isoform X3, whose translation MRQCFGRRTGFVAKVHREGILLTVVVIFRILIVAIVGETVYEDEQTMFMCNTLQPGCNQACYDRAFPISHIRYWVFQIILVCTPSLCFITYSVHQSAKQKERRYSFLYPLMEKELPRDNKRMKNINGILVQNQDISSKDEPDCLEVKEIPNTPKKVVKSAKVKRQEGISRFYIIQVFFRNALEIGFLAGQYFLYGFSVPPIFECDRYPCVKEVECYVSRPTEKTVFLVFMFAVSGICVLLNLAELNHLGWRKIKTAMRGVQARRKSVSDVRKKEPSTLAQVPTLGRTQSSESAYV comes from the coding sequence gaTCCTGTTGACTGTAGTGGTTATATTCCGGATTCTTATTGTGGCGATCGTTGGAGAGACAGTCTATGAAGATGAGCAGACAATGTTCATGTGCAATACACTTCAACCTGGTTGTAACCAAGCGTGCTATGATCGAGCATTTCCCATTTCTCACATTCGCTACTGGGTCTTTCAGATCATTTTGGTTTGCACACCCAGTCTCTGCTTCATTACCTACTCTGTGCACCAGTCAGCCAAGCAGAAAGAACGGAGATATTCCTTTCTCTAtcccttaatggagaaggaactCCCAAGAGATAACAAgagaatgaaaaatattaatgggattttagtgcaaaaccAGGACATTTCCTCTAAAGACGAGCCAGATTGCCTGGAGGTTAAGGAAATTCCAAACACTCCTAAGAAAGTTGTTAAGAGTGCAAAGGTCAAGCGACAGGAGGGAATTTCTCGATTCTACATTATCCAGGTCTTCTTTAGGAATGCTCTAGAGATTGGATTTTTGGCTGGACAATATTTTCTGTATGGCTTCAGTGTGCCTCCAATCTTTGAGTGTGACCGTTACCCTTGTGTGAAGGAGGTAGAGTGTTACGTTTCAAGACCCACTGAAAAGACTGTCTTCCTTGTCTTTATGTTTGCCGTCAGTGGCATCTGTGTCCTCCTAAACTTAGCTGAACTTAACCACCTTGGGTGGAGAAAGATCAAGACAGCAATGAGAGGGGTTCAAGCACGAAGAAAGTCAGTCTCCGATGTACGCAAAAAGGAGCCATCAACACTGGCCCAGGTGCCTACATTAGGTAGGACACAGTCCAGTGAGTCGGCGTACGTTTGA
- the LOC108698634 gene encoding gap junction delta-2 protein isoform X2: protein MGEWTILERLLEAAVQQHSTMIGRILLTVVVIFRILIVAIVGETVYEDEQTMFMCNTLQPGCNQACYDRAFPISHIRYWVFQIILVCTPSLCFITYSVHQSAKQKERRYSFLYPLMEKELPRDNKRMKNINGILVQNQDISSKDEPDCLEVKEIPNTPKKVVKSAKVKRQEGISRFYIIQVFFRNALEIGFLAGQYFLYGFSVPPIFECDRYPCVKEVECYVSRPTEKTVFLVFMFAVSGICVLLNLAELNHLGWRKIKTAMRGVQARRKSVSDVRKKEPSTLAQVPTLGRTQSSESAYV, encoded by the coding sequence gaTCCTGTTGACTGTAGTGGTTATATTCCGGATTCTTATTGTGGCGATCGTTGGAGAGACAGTCTATGAAGATGAGCAGACAATGTTCATGTGCAATACACTTCAACCTGGTTGTAACCAAGCGTGCTATGATCGAGCATTTCCCATTTCTCACATTCGCTACTGGGTCTTTCAGATCATTTTGGTTTGCACACCCAGTCTCTGCTTCATTACCTACTCTGTGCACCAGTCAGCCAAGCAGAAAGAACGGAGATATTCCTTTCTCTAtcccttaatggagaaggaactCCCAAGAGATAACAAgagaatgaaaaatattaatgggattttagtgcaaaaccAGGACATTTCCTCTAAAGACGAGCCAGATTGCCTGGAGGTTAAGGAAATTCCAAACACTCCTAAGAAAGTTGTTAAGAGTGCAAAGGTCAAGCGACAGGAGGGAATTTCTCGATTCTACATTATCCAGGTCTTCTTTAGGAATGCTCTAGAGATTGGATTTTTGGCTGGACAATATTTTCTGTATGGCTTCAGTGTGCCTCCAATCTTTGAGTGTGACCGTTACCCTTGTGTGAAGGAGGTAGAGTGTTACGTTTCAAGACCCACTGAAAAGACTGTCTTCCTTGTCTTTATGTTTGCCGTCAGTGGCATCTGTGTCCTCCTAAACTTAGCTGAACTTAACCACCTTGGGTGGAGAAAGATCAAGACAGCAATGAGAGGGGTTCAAGCACGAAGAAAGTCAGTCTCCGATGTACGCAAAAAGGAGCCATCAACACTGGCCCAGGTGCCTACATTAGGTAGGACACAGTCCAGTGAGTCGGCGTACGTTTGA